The following are encoded together in the Tamandua tetradactyla isolate mTamTet1 chromosome 14, mTamTet1.pri, whole genome shotgun sequence genome:
- the RPAP1 gene encoding RNA polymerase II-associated protein 1 isoform X2, with the protein MLLRPKPGESEVDLLRFQNEFLSAGAVPAVQLVKKGRRRGGAANRDEPVLQDHRDVVMLDNLPDLPPALVPAPSKRARTGPGHPLSESEDPEERLNRHDQHITAVLTKIIERDTSSVAVNLPVPSGFAFPPVFHRSKDRQREPATSGKRSIFAQEIAARREFEANKEGVPLVGDVVTTLDSPKDSVSCEVPAPPDQSYQLPGSSHSFQGPHLVTGKGLRSREAEQEAQTIHEENIARLQAMAPEEILQEQQRLLAQLDPSLISFLRSRSCSHEQAGENTTEEQRRGRPSPEVIKEEPMVPTSASESRKEDELEPGAPGLGERAPALPVTPHKEWLHMDTVELEKLHWTRDLPPLRQQQTQERMQARFSLQGELLAPDVDLPTHLGLHHHGEEAERAGYSLQELFHLTRSQVSQQRALALHVLAQVISRAQAGEFGDQLVGSVLRLLLDAGFLFLLRFSLDDRVDGVIVAAVRALRALLVAPGDEELLDRTFSWYHGASVFPLIPSQEDKEDEDEDEEPPAEKAKKKSPEEGSRPPPDLARQDVIKGLLATNLLPRLRYVLEVACPGPAVVLDILAVLIRLARHSLESATRVLECPRLIETVVREFLPTRWAPTGVGPTPSLHRVPCAAAMKLLRVLASAGRNIAARLLNSFDLRSRLCRFIAEPPQELALPSEEAEALSTESYRLWTVAAIYGQDGDLYRELYPVLIRALQAVSQEFTTQLPQPLSMQRIASLLTLLTQLTLAATSDSAKVSLSASSSITWTQVSGLRPLVEPCLRRTLKLLPKLGMWTTLGPVPAACILFLDAYYQAWSQQPSLCPGDWLQDMEQLLEELLLPLLSQPTLGSLWDSLRCCSPLCNPLSCAPAPEALPSLVSLGCSGGCPPLSLAGSASPFPFLTALLSLFNTLARIHKGLCGQVAVVLAAPGLQKYFLHCVASAAIPHLTPFSAWALRHEHHLQYLALTLAQRATSLQPALATSAPLHHGLALALLSRLLPGSEHLAHELLLSCVFRPEFLPERASGGPEAADFSDRLCLGSSGDPGCGRGVLLARACQDLPSIRSCYLTHCSPVHARLLASQALYRGERQRLPALLLPVPKEPLLPTDWPFLPLIHLYHWASDTPSGLSPDDTVGTAMRALQWVLVLESWRPQALQAVPPAARLARLMCVFLVDSELFRETPIQQLVAALLARLCQPQVLQNFNLDCPLPGLTSFPDLYANFLEHFEAVSFGDHLFGALVLLPLQRRFSVTLRLALFGEHVGALRALGLPLTQLYFRALVTGALRSRWCPVLYAVAVAHVNGFIFSQDPNSSDEVKAACTNMLQKTWLLADEGLRQHLLYYKLPNSALPEGFELYSQLPPLRQQYLQRLTSGGLQNGVSKT; encoded by the exons GTATTCCATCGCTCAAAGGATAGACAG AGAGAGCCAGCAACATCTGGTAAAAGAAGCATCTTTGCCCAGGAGATTGCAGCAAGGAGGGAGTTTGAAGCCAACAAGGAGGGTGTCCCACTAGTGGGGGATGTTGTGACTACTCTAGACTCTCCAAAGG ATTCTGTGTCATGTGAGGTACCTGCTCCTCCGGACCAGAGCTACCAGCTTCCAGGGAGCAGCCACAGCTTCCAGGGACCCCACCTGGTCACGGGGAAGGGGCTCAGGAGCCGGGAGGCTGAGCAGGAAGCCCAGACCATACATGAGGAGAATATAGCAAGACTACAAGCCATGGCCCCTGAGGAGATCCTGCAGGAACAGCAGCGGTTGCTGGCTCAGCTCG ATCCTAGTTTGATTTCCTTCTTGAGATCTCGCAGCTGCTCCCATGAGCAAGCAGGAGAGAATACCACTGAAGAACAGAGGCGAGGAAGACCCTCTCCTGAGGTCATTAAAGAGGAGCCGATGGTGCCAACTTCTGCCAGTGAATCCAGGAAGGAAGATGAGCTAGAGCCAGGAGCCCCAGGATTGGGGGAGAGGG CTCCAGCACTGCCCGTGACCCCCCATAAAGAATGGCTACACATGGATACTGTTGAGCTGGAAAAGCTCCATTGGACCCGGGATCTGCCCCCACTTCGGCAGCAGCAGACACAGGAG AGGATGCAGGCCCGATTCAGTCTTCAGGGAGAGCTACTAGCCCCCGATGTGGATCTACCCACCCATCTGGGTCTACATCACCATGGAGAGGAAGCGGAG AGAGCAGGATACTCCCTACAGGAGCTGTTCCACCTGACTCGCAGCCAGGTTTCCCAGCAGAGAGCATTAGCACTGCATGTGTTGGCCCAGGTCATCAGCAGG GCCCAGGCTGGGGAGTTTGGGGACCAGCTGGTGGGCAGCGTCTTGCGCCTTCTTTTGGATGCTGGCTTCCTCTTCCTGCTGCGCTTCTCCCTGGATGACAGAGTGGATGGGGTCATTGTAGCCGCTGTCCGGGCTCTTCGGGCTCTGCTGGTGGCTCCTGGAGATGAG GAGCTCCTGGACCGCACCTTCTCCTGGTACCATGGAGCTTCGGTGTTCCCTCTGATACCCAGCCAGGAGGACAAGGAGGATGAGGACGAGGATGAAGAGCCCCCagcagaaaaggcaaaaaagaagagTCCTGAGGAAGGAAGCCGGCCCCCACCTGACCTGGCCCGACAAGATGTCATCAAG GGACTCCTGGCCACAAACCTGCTGCCTCGGCTGCGCTATGTGCTGGAGGTGGCCTGCCCAGGACCTGCTGTGGTCCTTGACATCCTGGCTGTGCTCATCCGCCTGGCCCGACATTCCCTGGAGTCAGCCACAAGG GTCCTGGAGTGCCCTCGGCTGATAGAGACTGTGGTTCGAGAGTTCCTGCCCACCAGATGGGCCCCCACGGGGGTGGGTCCTACTCCCAGTCTACACAGAGTGCCCTGTGCTGCTGCCATGAAGCTACTTCGTGTCTTGGCCTCGGCTGGTAGGAATATCGCTGCCCGGCTG TTGAACAGCTTTGATCTCCGGAGCCGTCTATGCCGCTTCATAGCTGAACCCCCCCAGGAACTGGCCTTGCCCTCAGAGGAAGCCGAGGCACTGAGCACTGAGTCCTACCGTCTGTGGACTGTGGCCGCCATCTATGGCCAAGATGGTGATCTTTACAG GGAACTCTATCCAGTGCTGATACGGGCCCTGCAGGCTGTGTCCCAGGAGTTCACCACccagctgccccagcccctgTCCATGCAGCGGATCGCCTCACTGCTCACTCTCCTCACCCAGCTGACCCTGGCAGCCACCAG TGACTCTGCAAAGGTCAGCCTGTCGGCCTCTTCCTCCATCACTTGGACTCAGGTGTCTGGACTCCGACCTCTCGTGGAGCCATGTCTAAGGCGGACCTTGAAGTTGCTGCCCAAACTTGGGATGTGGACTACCCTGGGCCCCGTGCCCGCTGCCTGCATACTGTTCCTGGATGCCTATTACCAGGCTTGGAGCCAGCAA CCCAGCTTGTGCCCAGGAGATTGGCTTCAGGACATGGAGCAACTGTTAGAGGAGCTGCTGCTTCCTCTGCTAAGTCAGCCCACTTTGGGCAGCCTGTGGGATTCCCTTAG GTGCTGCTCCCCTCTCTGCAACCCACTGTCCTGTGCCCCGGCCCCTGAAGCTCTTCCCAGCCTCGTGTCTCTGGGATGCTCAGGAGGCTGCCCCCCGCTCAGCCTAGCTGGCTCAGCCTCACCCTTCCCAttcctcactgccctcctctctcttttcaaCACCCTGGCCCGGATCCACAAAGGGCTATGTGGCCAG GTGGCTGTTGTGTTGGCCGCCCCCGGACTTCAGAAGTATTTCCTCCACTGTGTGGCTTCTGCTGCCATCCCACACCTCACACCCTTCTCTGCATGGGCCTTGCGCCATGAGCACCACCTGCAGTACCTGGCACTCACCCTGGCCCAGAGAGCG ACGTCACTGCAGCCAGCGCTGGCCACCAGCGCTCCTCTTCATCATGGCCTGGCACTGGCCCTGCTGAGCCGGCTGCTTCCTGGAAGCGAGCACCTTGCCCATGAGCTGCTGCTGAGCTGTGTGTTCCGGCCAGAGTTCCTTCC GGAAAGAGCATCCGGAGGTCCAGAGGCAGCCGACTTCTCTGACCGGCTGTGCTTAGGGAGCAGCGGGGACCCTGGGTGTGGGCGAGGAGTTCTGCTAGCTCGGGCCTGCCAGGACCTCCCCAGCATTCGCAGCTGCTACCTGACCCATTGCTCCCCAGTCCACGCCAGATTGCTGGCCTCCCAGGCATTGTACCGAGGGGAGCGACAGCGACTCCCAGCCCTTCTGCTTCCTGTGCCCAAGGAGCCGCTGCTGCCCACCGACTGGCCCTTCCTGCCGTTGATCCACCTCTACCACTGGGCCTCAGATACTCCCTCAGGGCTTTCTCCTGACGACACTGTGGGCACAGCCATGCGGGCTCTACAGTGGGTATTAGTTCTGGAGAGCTGGCGCCCTCAGGCCCTCCAGGCTGTACCTCCTGCTGCCCGCCTGGCCCGGCTCATGTGTGTGTTCCTGGTGGACAGTGAGCTGTTCCGAGAGACCCCAATACAGCAACTGGTGGCAGCCCTTCTAGCCCGTCTCTGCCAGCCTCAGGTCCTGCAAAACTTCAACTTGGATTGCCCACTTCCTGGCCTGACATCTTTTCCTGACCTCTATGCCAACTTCCTGGAGCATTTTGAAGCCGTCTCTTTTGGGGACCACCTTTTTGGGGCTCTGGTCCTCCTTCCCCTGCAACGTCGGTTCAGCGTCACCTTGCGCCTTGCACTTTTTGGGGAGCACGTGGGTGCCTTGCGAGCTCTGGGCCTGCCTCTGACTCAG CTCTACTTCCGAGCCCTGGTTACCGGTGCCCTCCGTTCACGCTGGTGCCCTGTGCTCTATGCTGTGGCTGTGGCTCATGTCAACGGCTTCATCTTCTCCCAGGACCCAAACAGCTCA GATGAGGTGAAGGCTGCCTGCACGAATATGCTGCAGAAGACCTGGCTGCTGGCAGATGAG GGCCTCCGGCAGCACCTCCTCTATTACAAACTTCCCAATTCAGCCCTCCCAGAGGGCTTCGAGCTGTATTCCCAGTTGCCCCCTCTGCGTCAGCAGTACCTACAGAGACTGACCTCAGGTGGGCTTCAAAATGGGGTATCAAAAACCTAG
- the RPAP1 gene encoding RNA polymerase II-associated protein 1 isoform X1: MLLRPKPGESEVDLLRFQNEFLSAGAVPAVQLVKKGRRRGGAANRDEPVLQDHRDVVMLDNLPDLPPALVPAPSKRARTGPGHPLSESEDPEERLNRHDQHITAVLTKIIERDTSSVAVNLPVPSGFAFPPVFHRSKDRQREPATSGKRSIFAQEIAARREFEANKEGVPLVGDVVTTLDSPKDSVSCEVPAPPDQSYQLPGSSHSFQGPHLVTGKGLRSREAEQEAQTIHEENIARLQAMAPEEILQEQQRLLAQLDPSLISFLRSRSCSHEQAGENTTEEQRRGRPSPEVIKEEPMVPTSASESRKEDELEPGAPGLGERAPALPVTPHKEWLHMDTVELEKLHWTRDLPPLRQQQTQERMQARFSLQGELLAPDVDLPTHLGLHHHGEEAERAGYSLQELFHLTRSQVSQQRALALHVLAQVISRAQAGEFGDQLVGSVLRLLLDAGFLFLLRFSLDDRVDGVIVAAVRALRALLVAPGDEELLDRTFSWYHGASVFPLIPSQEDKEDEDEDEEPPAEKAKKKSPEEGSRPPPDLARQDVIKGLLATNLLPRLRYVLEVACPGPAVVLDILAVLIRLARHSLESATRVLECPRLIETVVREFLPTRWAPTGVGPTPSLHRVPCAAAMKLLRVLASAGRNIAARLLNSFDLRSRLCRFIAEPPQELALPSEEAEALSTESYRLWTVAAIYGQDGDLYRELYPVLIRALQAVSQEFTTQLPQPLSMQRIASLLTLLTQLTLAATSDSAKVSLSASSSITWTQVSGLRPLVEPCLRRTLKLLPKLGMWTTLGPVPAACILFLDAYYQAWSQQPSLCPGDWLQDMEQLLEELLLPLLSQPTLGSLWDSLRCCSPLCNPLSCAPAPEALPSLVSLGCSGGCPPLSLAGSASPFPFLTALLSLFNTLARIHKGLCGQVAVVLAAPGLQKYFLHCVASAAIPHLTPFSAWALRHEHHLQYLALTLAQRATSLQPALATSAPLHHGLALALLSRLLPGSEHLAHELLLSCVFRPEFLPERASGGPEAADFSDRLCLGSSGDPGCGRGVLLARACQDLPSIRSCYLTHCSPVHARLLASQALYRGERQRLPALLLPVPKEPLLPTDWPFLPLIHLYHWASDTPSGLSPDDTVGTAMRALQWVLVLESWRPQALQAVPPAARLARLMCVFLVDSELFRETPIQQLVAALLARLCQPQVLQNFNLDCPLPGLTSFPDLYANFLEHFEAVSFGDHLFGALVLLPLQRRFSVTLRLALFGEHVGALRALGLPLTQLPVSLECYTAPPEDNLALLQLYFRALVTGALRSRWCPVLYAVAVAHVNGFIFSQDPNSSDEVKAACTNMLQKTWLLADEGLRQHLLYYKLPNSALPEGFELYSQLPPLRQQYLQRLTSGGLQNGVSKT, translated from the exons GTATTCCATCGCTCAAAGGATAGACAG AGAGAGCCAGCAACATCTGGTAAAAGAAGCATCTTTGCCCAGGAGATTGCAGCAAGGAGGGAGTTTGAAGCCAACAAGGAGGGTGTCCCACTAGTGGGGGATGTTGTGACTACTCTAGACTCTCCAAAGG ATTCTGTGTCATGTGAGGTACCTGCTCCTCCGGACCAGAGCTACCAGCTTCCAGGGAGCAGCCACAGCTTCCAGGGACCCCACCTGGTCACGGGGAAGGGGCTCAGGAGCCGGGAGGCTGAGCAGGAAGCCCAGACCATACATGAGGAGAATATAGCAAGACTACAAGCCATGGCCCCTGAGGAGATCCTGCAGGAACAGCAGCGGTTGCTGGCTCAGCTCG ATCCTAGTTTGATTTCCTTCTTGAGATCTCGCAGCTGCTCCCATGAGCAAGCAGGAGAGAATACCACTGAAGAACAGAGGCGAGGAAGACCCTCTCCTGAGGTCATTAAAGAGGAGCCGATGGTGCCAACTTCTGCCAGTGAATCCAGGAAGGAAGATGAGCTAGAGCCAGGAGCCCCAGGATTGGGGGAGAGGG CTCCAGCACTGCCCGTGACCCCCCATAAAGAATGGCTACACATGGATACTGTTGAGCTGGAAAAGCTCCATTGGACCCGGGATCTGCCCCCACTTCGGCAGCAGCAGACACAGGAG AGGATGCAGGCCCGATTCAGTCTTCAGGGAGAGCTACTAGCCCCCGATGTGGATCTACCCACCCATCTGGGTCTACATCACCATGGAGAGGAAGCGGAG AGAGCAGGATACTCCCTACAGGAGCTGTTCCACCTGACTCGCAGCCAGGTTTCCCAGCAGAGAGCATTAGCACTGCATGTGTTGGCCCAGGTCATCAGCAGG GCCCAGGCTGGGGAGTTTGGGGACCAGCTGGTGGGCAGCGTCTTGCGCCTTCTTTTGGATGCTGGCTTCCTCTTCCTGCTGCGCTTCTCCCTGGATGACAGAGTGGATGGGGTCATTGTAGCCGCTGTCCGGGCTCTTCGGGCTCTGCTGGTGGCTCCTGGAGATGAG GAGCTCCTGGACCGCACCTTCTCCTGGTACCATGGAGCTTCGGTGTTCCCTCTGATACCCAGCCAGGAGGACAAGGAGGATGAGGACGAGGATGAAGAGCCCCCagcagaaaaggcaaaaaagaagagTCCTGAGGAAGGAAGCCGGCCCCCACCTGACCTGGCCCGACAAGATGTCATCAAG GGACTCCTGGCCACAAACCTGCTGCCTCGGCTGCGCTATGTGCTGGAGGTGGCCTGCCCAGGACCTGCTGTGGTCCTTGACATCCTGGCTGTGCTCATCCGCCTGGCCCGACATTCCCTGGAGTCAGCCACAAGG GTCCTGGAGTGCCCTCGGCTGATAGAGACTGTGGTTCGAGAGTTCCTGCCCACCAGATGGGCCCCCACGGGGGTGGGTCCTACTCCCAGTCTACACAGAGTGCCCTGTGCTGCTGCCATGAAGCTACTTCGTGTCTTGGCCTCGGCTGGTAGGAATATCGCTGCCCGGCTG TTGAACAGCTTTGATCTCCGGAGCCGTCTATGCCGCTTCATAGCTGAACCCCCCCAGGAACTGGCCTTGCCCTCAGAGGAAGCCGAGGCACTGAGCACTGAGTCCTACCGTCTGTGGACTGTGGCCGCCATCTATGGCCAAGATGGTGATCTTTACAG GGAACTCTATCCAGTGCTGATACGGGCCCTGCAGGCTGTGTCCCAGGAGTTCACCACccagctgccccagcccctgTCCATGCAGCGGATCGCCTCACTGCTCACTCTCCTCACCCAGCTGACCCTGGCAGCCACCAG TGACTCTGCAAAGGTCAGCCTGTCGGCCTCTTCCTCCATCACTTGGACTCAGGTGTCTGGACTCCGACCTCTCGTGGAGCCATGTCTAAGGCGGACCTTGAAGTTGCTGCCCAAACTTGGGATGTGGACTACCCTGGGCCCCGTGCCCGCTGCCTGCATACTGTTCCTGGATGCCTATTACCAGGCTTGGAGCCAGCAA CCCAGCTTGTGCCCAGGAGATTGGCTTCAGGACATGGAGCAACTGTTAGAGGAGCTGCTGCTTCCTCTGCTAAGTCAGCCCACTTTGGGCAGCCTGTGGGATTCCCTTAG GTGCTGCTCCCCTCTCTGCAACCCACTGTCCTGTGCCCCGGCCCCTGAAGCTCTTCCCAGCCTCGTGTCTCTGGGATGCTCAGGAGGCTGCCCCCCGCTCAGCCTAGCTGGCTCAGCCTCACCCTTCCCAttcctcactgccctcctctctcttttcaaCACCCTGGCCCGGATCCACAAAGGGCTATGTGGCCAG GTGGCTGTTGTGTTGGCCGCCCCCGGACTTCAGAAGTATTTCCTCCACTGTGTGGCTTCTGCTGCCATCCCACACCTCACACCCTTCTCTGCATGGGCCTTGCGCCATGAGCACCACCTGCAGTACCTGGCACTCACCCTGGCCCAGAGAGCG ACGTCACTGCAGCCAGCGCTGGCCACCAGCGCTCCTCTTCATCATGGCCTGGCACTGGCCCTGCTGAGCCGGCTGCTTCCTGGAAGCGAGCACCTTGCCCATGAGCTGCTGCTGAGCTGTGTGTTCCGGCCAGAGTTCCTTCC GGAAAGAGCATCCGGAGGTCCAGAGGCAGCCGACTTCTCTGACCGGCTGTGCTTAGGGAGCAGCGGGGACCCTGGGTGTGGGCGAGGAGTTCTGCTAGCTCGGGCCTGCCAGGACCTCCCCAGCATTCGCAGCTGCTACCTGACCCATTGCTCCCCAGTCCACGCCAGATTGCTGGCCTCCCAGGCATTGTACCGAGGGGAGCGACAGCGACTCCCAGCCCTTCTGCTTCCTGTGCCCAAGGAGCCGCTGCTGCCCACCGACTGGCCCTTCCTGCCGTTGATCCACCTCTACCACTGGGCCTCAGATACTCCCTCAGGGCTTTCTCCTGACGACACTGTGGGCACAGCCATGCGGGCTCTACAGTGGGTATTAGTTCTGGAGAGCTGGCGCCCTCAGGCCCTCCAGGCTGTACCTCCTGCTGCCCGCCTGGCCCGGCTCATGTGTGTGTTCCTGGTGGACAGTGAGCTGTTCCGAGAGACCCCAATACAGCAACTGGTGGCAGCCCTTCTAGCCCGTCTCTGCCAGCCTCAGGTCCTGCAAAACTTCAACTTGGATTGCCCACTTCCTGGCCTGACATCTTTTCCTGACCTCTATGCCAACTTCCTGGAGCATTTTGAAGCCGTCTCTTTTGGGGACCACCTTTTTGGGGCTCTGGTCCTCCTTCCCCTGCAACGTCGGTTCAGCGTCACCTTGCGCCTTGCACTTTTTGGGGAGCACGTGGGTGCCTTGCGAGCTCTGGGCCTGCCTCTGACTCAG TTGCCTGTGTCTCTGGAGTGCTATACGGCGCCTCCAGAAGACAACCTGGCCCTCCTTCAGCTCTACTTCCGAGCCCTGGTTACCGGTGCCCTCCGTTCACGCTGGTGCCCTGTGCTCTATGCTGTGGCTGTGGCTCATGTCAACGGCTTCATCTTCTCCCAGGACCCAAACAGCTCA GATGAGGTGAAGGCTGCCTGCACGAATATGCTGCAGAAGACCTGGCTGCTGGCAGATGAG GGCCTCCGGCAGCACCTCCTCTATTACAAACTTCCCAATTCAGCCCTCCCAGAGGGCTTCGAGCTGTATTCCCAGTTGCCCCCTCTGCGTCAGCAGTACCTACAGAGACTGACCTCAGGTGGGCTTCAAAATGGGGTATCAAAAACCTAG
- the ITPKA gene encoding inositol-trisphosphate 3-kinase A has product MTLPGGPTGMARPGGAGPCSPGLERAPRRTVGELRLLFEARCAAAAAAAAAGEPRARGAKRRGGQVPNGLPRASPARVIPQLTVTAEEPDVPPASPGPPQPEGGWLPAVGSSHLRQPRRLSTSSLSSTGSSSLPEDSEDDLLSDSESRSRGNVQLEAGEDAGQKSHWQKIRTMVNLPVMSPFKKRYAWVQLAGHTGSFKAAGTNGLILKRSSEPERSCLARLMADALRGCVPAFHGVVERDGESYLQLQDLLDGFDGPCVLDCKMGVRTYLEEELTKARERPKLRKDMYKKMLAVDPTAPTEEEHAQRAVTKPRYMQWREGISSSTTLGFRIEGIKKADGSCSTDFKTTRSREQVIRVLEEFVQGDAEVLRRYLNRLQQIRDTLEVSEFFRKHEVIGSSLLFVHDHCHRAGVWLIDFGKTTPLPDGETLDHRRPWEEGNREDGYLLGLDNLIGILASLAER; this is encoded by the exons ATGACCCTGCCCGGGGGCCCGACGGGCATGGCGCGGCCGGGGGGCGCGGGGCCCTGCAGTCCCGGGCTAGAGCGGGCCCCGCGGCGGACTGTAGGGGAGCTGCGCCTGCTCTTCGAGGCTCGCTGCGCCGCggccgcggccgccgccgccgcagggGAGCCCCGGGCCCGCGGGGCCAAGCGGCGTGGGGGGCAGGTCCCCAACGGGCTTCCCCGGGCTTCCCCAGCCCGGGTGATCCCGCAGCTGACTGTGACAGCCGAAGAGCCGGACGTGCCCCCGGCCAGCCCCGGGCCGCCCCAACCAGAGGGTGGCTGGCTCCCGGCCGTGGGTTCGTCGCACCTGCGGCAGCCGCGCCGCCTCTCCACCTCGTCGCTTTCCTCCACTGGCTCCTCGTCGCTGCCCGAGGACTCGGAGGACGATCTGCTGAGCGACAGCGAGAGCCGGAGCCGCGGCAACGTGCAGCTGGAAGCGGGAGAGGACGCGGGTCAG AAAAGTCACTGGCAGAAGATCCGGACGATGGTGAACCTGCCCGTCATGAGCCCTTTCAAGAAGCGCTATGCCTGGGTGCAGTTGGCTGGGCACACGG GGAGTTTCAAGGCGGCGGGCACCAACGGGCTGATCCTGAAGCGCAGTTCGGAGCCGGAGCGCTCGTGCCTGGCGCGGCTGATGGCCGACGCTCTGCGCGGCTGCGTGCCGGCCTTCCACGGCGTGGTGGAGCGCGACGGCGAGAGCTACCTGCAGTTGCAGGACCTGCTCGACGGCTTCGACGGACCGTGCGTGCTCGACTGCAAGATGGGCGTCAG GACTTACCTGGAGGAGGAACTGACCAAAGCCCGTGAGCGGCCCAAGCTGCGGAAGGACATGTATAAGAAGATGCTGGCGGTGGACCCCACGGCCCCCACCGAGGAGGAGCACGCCCAGCGCGCCGTCACCAAGCCGCGCTACATGCAGTGGAGGGAGGGCATCAGCTCCAGCACCACGCTCGGCTTCCGCATCGAGGGCATCAAG AAAGCTGACGGCTCCTGCAGCACCGATTTCAAGACTACGCGAAGCCGGGAGCAGGTGATTCGAGTTTTGGAGGAGTTTGTGCAAGGGGATGCGGAAGTGCTG AGGAGGTATCTGAACCGCCTGCAACAGATCCGTGACACACTGGAGGTCTCCGAGTTCTTTAGGAAGCACGAG GTGATCGGCAGCTCCCTCCTCTTCGTGCACGATCACTGCCATCGCGCCGGCGTGTGGCTCATCGATTTTGGCAAGACCACGCCCCTCCCCGACGGCGAGACCCTGGACCACCGGAGGCCCTGGGAGGAGGGTAACCGCGAGGACGGCTATTTGCTGGGGCTGGACAATCTCATTGGGATCCTGGCCAGCCTGGCCGAGAGATGA